Proteins encoded together in one Pseudomonadota bacterium window:
- a CDS encoding GtrA family protein yields MDGDTAHNIPSELSRLRRFTAIGIFNTGVDLAVFSLLRLVFEAPLLVANSAGFSCAVTCGFFLNRRWTFADRRHHQPMARQYLVFLALAFGGLTVSNAVVWWLSQSVPDLTAKLASFVFIFAWNYTTSRLIVFRRNPDLCT; encoded by the coding sequence TTGGACGGCGACACAGCACACAATATCCCGAGTGAGCTCTCGCGCCTACGACGCTTCACCGCTATCGGTATCTTCAACACCGGCGTGGATTTGGCGGTGTTCTCTCTATTGCGCTTGGTCTTCGAGGCGCCGTTGCTGGTGGCCAACTCCGCCGGGTTCAGCTGTGCAGTGACGTGCGGGTTCTTCCTCAACCGGCGCTGGACCTTCGCCGATCGTCGACACCACCAGCCGATGGCCCGCCAGTATCTCGTGTTCCTAGCGCTCGCCTTCGGTGGTCTCACCGTATCTAACGCCGTGGTGTGGTGGTTATCGCAGAGTGTTCCGGACCTCACCGCGAAGCTGGCGTCGTTCGTCTTCATCTTCGCCTGGAACTACACGACCTCACGCCTGATCGTCTTTCGTCGCAATCCTGATCTGTGCACCTAG
- a CDS encoding DMT family transporter, whose protein sequence is MLIALSVLWGGSYFFIEIALASLPPMTIVAARLMLASVALLAVLRLAGLPLPSRPQLWWALLCMGALNNVIPFTLIVWGQTHITSGLASILNGTAPLFTVVIAHAVTSDEKLTASRIVGVLLGLIGVAVMVGVSALRSLGVANLAQLAVLGAALSYACAGIYGRRFRAMGVGPLPSATGQVIASSLVMVPLAMAVDQPWALPGPVPLSALGAVLALALGSTALAYILYFHILQSAGPTNLILVTFLIPVTAILLGVAILGEQLRLQEALGMLLIGGGLAAIDGRPMRWLLQRLLH, encoded by the coding sequence ATGCTGATCGCCCTCTCGGTGCTGTGGGGCGGGTCATACTTTTTCATCGAGATTGCCCTCGCGTCGTTGCCGCCCATGACTATCGTCGCCGCGCGACTCATGCTCGCCTCGGTCGCCCTGCTTGCGGTACTGCGCCTCGCCGGACTGCCGTTACCCAGCCGACCGCAGCTCTGGTGGGCATTGCTCTGCATGGGCGCGTTGAACAACGTGATCCCCTTTACGCTGATCGTCTGGGGGCAAACCCACATTACCAGTGGCCTGGCATCGATCCTGAACGGCACCGCGCCGTTGTTCACGGTCGTGATCGCCCATGCCGTGACAAGCGATGAGAAGCTCACCGCATCGCGGATAGTCGGCGTACTACTGGGTCTGATAGGCGTGGCCGTGATGGTCGGCGTATCGGCACTGCGGTCCCTCGGAGTCGCCAATCTCGCCCAGCTGGCGGTGCTCGGTGCTGCGCTTTCCTACGCTTGCGCAGGGATCTACGGACGGCGTTTCAGGGCCATGGGAGTCGGGCCACTTCCCAGCGCAACCGGCCAAGTCATCGCCTCGAGCCTGGTCATGGTGCCGCTGGCGATGGCCGTGGATCAGCCTTGGGCCCTGCCAGGGCCGGTGCCGCTGAGTGCCTTAGGGGCAGTGCTCGCCCTTGCCCTAGGATCGACAGCACTCGCCTACATTCTGTACTTTCACATTCTGCAGTCCGCGGGACCCACCAACCTCATCCTGGTCACCTTCCTCATCCCGGTGACCGCTATCCTGCTTGGGGTGGCGATCCTCGGCGAGCAACTGCGCTTGCAAGAAGCACTTGGCATGTTGTTGATCGGCGGTGGCTTGGCCGCCATCGACGGTCGTCCGATGCGCTGGCTCCTTCAACGCCTACTGCACTGA
- a CDS encoding aspartyl/asparaginyl beta-hydroxylase domain-containing protein produces MRKYIIKGGKHLLRWFGKFQAKHSKLPTTPFIDNAVFPWVPALEAQSAVIRGELDRLLEHPEDIPAFHQLSPDQKRISKGNNWKTFAFCVMGQRLEDNCALCPQTAVALQGIPGLQNAWFSILAPQYHILPHRGPTRALVRVHLALRVPESAGDCWIRVDTQRYHWREGEVVLFDDTYEHEVYNNTDEVRVVLFIDVLRPMDRVGQWVNGALLALLKSSTYVKKPLANLREWNRAHPPRGNAG; encoded by the coding sequence TTGCGCAAATACATCATCAAGGGGGGCAAGCACCTGCTGCGCTGGTTCGGCAAGTTTCAGGCGAAGCACTCCAAGCTGCCCACCACACCCTTTATCGACAACGCCGTGTTCCCCTGGGTCCCAGCGCTTGAGGCGCAGTCAGCGGTGATTCGCGGGGAGCTAGATCGCCTGCTGGAGCATCCGGAGGACATCCCCGCGTTCCACCAGCTCTCGCCAGACCAAAAGCGGATCTCCAAGGGCAACAACTGGAAGACCTTTGCCTTTTGCGTGATGGGGCAGCGGCTCGAGGACAACTGTGCGCTCTGCCCGCAGACGGCGGTGGCCCTGCAGGGGATTCCAGGGCTGCAGAATGCGTGGTTCTCGATCCTCGCGCCCCAGTACCACATCCTTCCCCACCGTGGCCCGACGCGAGCCTTGGTGCGGGTGCATCTGGCCCTGCGCGTGCCAGAGAGTGCGGGCGACTGCTGGATCCGCGTAGACACGCAACGCTATCACTGGCGCGAGGGCGAGGTCGTCCTCTTCGACGACACCTATGAGCATGAGGTGTACAACAACACCGACGAGGTACGCGTGGTGTTGTTCATCGACGTGCTTCGACCTATGGACCGCGTTGGGCAGTGGGTGAACGGTGCGTTGCTGGCTCTACTGAAGTCATCGACCTACGTGAAGAAACCGCTGGCAAACCTCCGGGAGTGGAACCGCGCGCATCCGCCGCGCGGCAACGCTGGGTAA